The Pseudomonadota bacterium DNA window CATGGATAAAGTGATTGCCGCCCTCACCGTACATGTCTCCGTCACCGCTGGTGACGATCACTTTCAGTCCGGGATTTACCGCCTTGATTGCAGTGGCAGGCGGTAATGCCCGTCCGTGCAGGCCATTAAAAAAGTTAGCCGGGATGTAATGCGGGGTTTTAGCCGCCTGGCCGATTCCGGAGACCAGTACCAACTCCCTGGGGTTGATACTCAGGTCCGTAAGGGCATCTTTCAGGACTTTGAGAATTCCGTAATTGCCGCAACCGGGACACCAGGCTATATCGATATTATCTGTTTCGTAATTCATCGGGTCTCCTCCCTGGGCAAACATTTACCTATTTCTTCAATTAATTCCTCTACCGTGAAGGGCAGGCCGTTATATTTCAGGATTGCCTGATCGATACGATGTCCGGTTTCCCGAAGAATCAAATTCCCCAGCTGCGAGGTGGCATTATTCTCGATAATGATGGTTTGATCCGCTCTTTCTAATTGACTGGAGAGATCATCCGGCAATGGATAAACCTGGGTGAAGGTCAACGCTGCAATATTTTTTCTTGCCAAAGATCCAAGGGCCTCTTTGACAATAAGGTTGGTGGACCCCCAGCTCAGAACAAGGATTTTGTAATCCTGGGGTCCAAACAAGGGTGATGGAATTGTATCGGTTTTTATTTTTTCAAGTTTCTTCAGGCGCTTATCCACCATTTTGGGCCGCAGCTGCAGATCTTCGGTAATGTGGCCGGCTTCATCGTGCTCATCGCTGTCAGCGCCGACCAAGCCAATTCCTCCGGGAATACCCCTTGGAGAAATACCGTCTTCGGTAAGCCGGTAGCGTTGATAGTCTTCCTTGGTCTCGACGACCTGTTGTTCTATTTTCAATCCGTTCAAGTTAAAAGCAGCCGTGTTATAATACGTATCCACCAGGTACTGATCAGACAAAACAAAGACCGGCACCTGGTATTTATCCGCCATATTGAAGGCCTTTTGGGTCAGGTGAAATGCGGTGTCGAGAGATTCAGGGGCCAGGATGATGCGGGGGAATTCACCGTGCCCTGCATAAAGCGCCAGTTCCAGATCCCCCTGTTCGGTGCGGGTGGGAAGCCCGGTGGCAGGTCCGGGGCGCTGGGCAAGATGGATTACAACTGGGGATTCCATCATTCCCGCCAGGCTGATTCCTTCGGTCATCAGAGCGAAACCGCCGCCGGAAGTGGTCACCATGGCCCTGGCTCCTGCATACCAGGCTCCCAAAGCCATATTGATTGCGGCAATTTCATCTTCCGCCTGTTCAACCAGCAGATCAAAATCATGCATATGCCCGGCCATGAAGGTAATCACTCCGGTACCCGGGGTCATGGGATAGGAGGTTATGCATTGGCACCCTCCGGCTATGGCGCCCATGGCAATGGCTTCGGAGCCGTTCACCATGATTTCATTACTGATATCCGAGCGTTCGATTGGCGCAACACTGACGGCCCCGCTTTGAAGCAGCTCAAGTCCTTTGCCATATCCTTGCCTGGCCGCCTCGATATTTTTGGCAACCACTTCCTCGCCTTTGTCGGTAAATCGATTGTGGAGATATTTTTCCGTAACCTGCTGATCGGTCTGCAGCAGGCCGAGAAGCATTCCCAGGGCAAGAGTATTGGCATACATCTCATTGCCGAGCTCCTTGGCCATTGCATTGAAAGGAATATCAACCAGTTGCATATCCGTTCCGAGAACTGATCCATCTCCGATAATTACCGTTTGATCCGATATTCTCGATTGCAGATGGGGGATGACGTTTTTATCAAGGGGAAATAAAAGATCGATGCGACGGACCGGTGTCCGAACCTGACGGGAAGCTACCCGGATGCTGGTGGTATTTGTGCCGCCCCGCACCCGGGACATATATTCCTTGGTGGCGTAAACCTGATAGCCGTCCAGTTTCAGGATCTTGGTCAGTAACTGCTCGATGGTCTGGATTCCCTGACCGGCCTCTCCTCCTAAAACGATGGAAATGTCGTTTGATGCCTGTCCTGTCATTGCCATTCTCCTCAATTTTTTTTAAAAGATAAGACCGTTGAAGAAGCAGTTGCTCAGAGCGCCTGATGAGATGATTCCCACGGGAGGGAAGAGGCGGCCGTGGGAGAATCCATTAATTTTAATGGTTTTGAGAGTCTGGAGTGGAAGAATTCAAAAATACTCGTATTGTCTGCTTCTAGTTTGGCCTATCATAGTTTGACTATAGATGTCAAACCTTCCAGAGAAGAAGTCAACCAAAGTGACTGAAGAATAGAGTTCTCAACTGCACTCATCCCTTTTCAGGCTGCAGGCCCCGAGAATCTGGTTGTCCAGAGACTTGTCCCGATAAACGGTCAGCCCTTTCACCTCTTTTCCCACTGCGTCGAGAAACAATTTGCTGATATCTGCAACAGTTGCCGATTCCGGCAGGTTGACGGTTTTTGATACCGCATTATCGGTGAACTGCTGAAAGGCTTCCTGAACTCTCAGATGCCATTGGGGGGATACATCCCAGGCGGTCTGGAAGATTTCGCTGGGGATTTTTTTCTTCTGGGCGATTAATTCAGTGTAAAGGGGATGAGTGTCCACCCAGATTTTGTCCACGACTTTGCGTTGCAATTCAAAGGCAAAGACCGGCTCTATGCCGCTGCTGACGCCGGCTATGAGGCTGATGGTGCCGGTTGGTGCCACGGTGGTGAGGGTGGCGTTGCGCCGCTTTTTTACGCCCTGCGAAGGATAGATGCTATGGTCGAAACTCGGGAAATTGCCGCGTTTTTCGGCAAGCTCGGCAGATGTCTGTTCCGCCACGGTCTTGATTCTGGCCATGATCGTCCGGGCAAGGCTGATGGTTTGTTCGCTTTGATAGGGGATTTTCAGCATGATCAGCATATCGGCAAAACCCATGACTCCTAAGCCGACCTTGCGGTTGCTCTTGCTCAATTCCTCGATCCGTCGTAATGGATAGCGGTTGATTTCAATGACATTGTCGAGAAAGTGGATTGCCAGATGGACAAGATGATCGAGCTTAGGGTAATTTATTTCACCGTTGTCGATAATTTTTGTGAGATTAATCGACCCAAGATTGCATGATTCATAGGGGAGCAGGGGTTGTTCGCCACAGGGGTTGGTGGCCTCTATCCAGCCCATCTTCGGCAGAGGATTGGCTCGGTTTACCCGGTCGATGAAAATGATTCCCGGATCGCCGGTTTTCCAGGCGCATTCGGCGATTAAATCAAGGAGTTTGGTAGCGGCAATTTTTTTCACCGACCCCCCGGTTCTCGGGTGTACAAGGGTGTATTTTCGGTTTTTCCGCAGGCAATTGATAAACAAATCATCCACTGCTACTGACAGATTGAAATTACACAGACTGCCGGGGATAAGTTTGGCGGTGATAAATTCCTCTATATCCGGATGATTGATATGGAGAACGGCCATATTGGCGCCCGGGCGAATTCGGTTGCGATCAATTAGATAGGTTGCCTTGTCGAATAATTCGATAAATGACACCGGCCCACCGGCCACACCTATGGCCGGAAGAATGGTATCTCCTCTGGGGCGCAAGCGGCTGAAGGAAAACCCTGTACCGCCGCCGGTTTCATGGATGATTGCCGTATGCTTCAATGTCTGGAAAATGGAATCAAGACTGTCCTCTATGGGAAGGACAAAACAGGCGGCCAATTGGCCCAGTGGTCTGCCGGCATTCATCAGACATGGAGAATTGGGTAAAAAGGCAAAGGAGGTCATCGCCTCCTCAAAGGCCTGGGCGGTCTTGGTCACCGGCGCTCCCGCCTCGAACAAGCGGTCCGCCTCGGCAACCGCTCGTGCAACCCGCTCAAATAATTGCTGTGGGGTTTCGAGAATTTCTCCTCGGTAATTTTTACCGAAATACCTTTTTTTCAATACATCTTCGGCGAGTTTGGAAAGTTTGATTTCAGTCATCATCCGACCTCTCAAAGTCCAGTAATCTGCACACAGGCGTTGCCATGAAGGTCCTCAGTGCATGGCGGCGAGGAGAATGGCCACTATTTTACTATTCCGCGTAATAAGCGGCCGAGAATATCCGCACCGGTTATCACCCTTTTTTCTTCTGCCCAGACCAGGATAATATCCTGGTCGATGACATCATCTTCAGGATGTTCGGCAAAAACCTTCAGCCTTGAAATCACCTCACCAAGGGGCATGTGCGGATCGTTGACGATGATCGGTCGATGGCAGCAGATCAGGGGATTTATCGGGTCATGCCCGAAAAACACATCCCGCACCAGTTTGTCAGTATCCATAACATATAATGGCTTTTCATCGGTATCGGTGATGATTACCCATTTTTCGCCGGAAAGTTGCGCCTTGAGCAGAAAAGGATCGGTGGACAACTTGTTAATCACCGGAAAC harbors:
- a CDS encoding adenosylcobalamin-dependent ribonucleoside-diphosphate reductase produces the protein MMTEIKLSKLAEDVLKKRYFGKNYRGEILETPQQLFERVARAVAEADRLFEAGAPVTKTAQAFEEAMTSFAFLPNSPCLMNAGRPLGQLAACFVLPIEDSLDSIFQTLKHTAIIHETGGGTGFSFSRLRPRGDTILPAIGVAGGPVSFIELFDKATYLIDRNRIRPGANMAVLHINHPDIEEFITAKLIPGSLCNFNLSVAVDDLFINCLRKNRKYTLVHPRTGGSVKKIAATKLLDLIAECAWKTGDPGIIFIDRVNRANPLPKMGWIEATNPCGEQPLLPYESCNLGSINLTKIIDNGEINYPKLDHLVHLAIHFLDNVIEINRYPLRRIEELSKSNRKVGLGVMGFADMLIMLKIPYQSEQTISLARTIMARIKTVAEQTSAELAEKRGNFPSFDHSIYPSQGVKKRRNATLTTVAPTGTISLIAGVSSGIEPVFAFELQRKVVDKIWVDTHPLYTELIAQKKKIPSEIFQTAWDVSPQWHLRVQEAFQQFTDNAVSKTVNLPESATVADISKLFLDAVGKEVKGLTVYRDKSLDNQILGACSLKRDECS
- a CDS encoding 2-oxoacid:acceptor oxidoreductase subunit alpha; translation: MTGQASNDISIVLGGEAGQGIQTIEQLLTKILKLDGYQVYATKEYMSRVRGGTNTTSIRVASRQVRTPVRRIDLLFPLDKNVIPHLQSRISDQTVIIGDGSVLGTDMQLVDIPFNAMAKELGNEMYANTLALGMLLGLLQTDQQVTEKYLHNRFTDKGEEVVAKNIEAARQGYGKGLELLQSGAVSVAPIERSDISNEIMVNGSEAIAMGAIAGGCQCITSYPMTPGTGVITFMAGHMHDFDLLVEQAEDEIAAINMALGAWYAGARAMVTTSGGGFALMTEGISLAGMMESPVVIHLAQRPGPATGLPTRTEQGDLELALYAGHGEFPRIILAPESLDTAFHLTQKAFNMADKYQVPVFVLSDQYLVDTYYNTAAFNLNGLKIEQQVVETKEDYQRYRLTEDGISPRGIPGGIGLVGADSDEHDEAGHITEDLQLRPKMVDKRLKKLEKIKTDTIPSPLFGPQDYKILVLSWGSTNLIVKEALGSLARKNIAALTFTQVYPLPDDLSSQLERADQTIIIENNATSQLGNLILRETGHRIDQAILKYNGLPFTVEELIEEIGKCLPREETR
- a CDS encoding 2-oxoacid ferredoxin oxidoreductase (catalyzes the coenzyme A-dependent decarboxylation of 2-oxoacids, such as pyruvate and 2-oxoglutarate), with protein sequence MNYETDNIDIAWCPGCGNYGILKVLKDALTDLSINPRELVLVSGIGQAAKTPHYIPANFFNGLHGRALPPATAIKAVNPGLKVIVTSGDGDMYGEGGNHFIH